The Sphingopyxis sp. BE259 nucleotide sequence CCGGCGCGGCATCAGCGATCAGTGCCGAACTCGACCACCACGGTCGATCGCCGGCCATCCGCTGCAGTTTCCGGCAACAGATCGATCCATTCACCCGCCTCCAACCCCCGCATCGTGCGTTCGTGGCGAACCGGGCCGTTCAGCATCATGTCGAGCGCCAGTCGCGACAATCGCCGGACCATTTCGGCGACCGTCCAACCGATCGGTATTCTCGCTTCCAGCTCCTGCCCCGCAAATACCGCCAACCCCCGCGTTTCCATGCTCGCCCCGGCGCGACCCTCGCGGCGCCGAAACGCAACCACATGCAGTACCGGCGGCATCCCACTGGCCAGCATCTCGGCGATCGAACTCCGAAATTGCTGGGCGTCCGACCACAGCCGCGCCGGTGACCAGAAAATATGGCTGGCATCGAACAGGTCGATCAGCAGCACCATCACCTTGAAAAATTCGCGCATTCGCGTCGGCGGCTCGGTTGATGTTGCCGGATCGGCATCGGGTTCGGGTTCGGGAACGAACATCCAGCACTGCCCACCCTGACGCCAGTCGCGCGGCAGGCTGGCCGCGAGCAGGCTGGTCGACGGGTGATCGGGATCGGCGGTGTCCAGCGCGGTGTCAGCAGCGGGACCCGCCAGGATCGACACCGCGCCGAATCGCAAGCGAAAACGCGGCGCGTCGATCAGCGCCGATGCCCCGGACGGATCATCCTCGACGCGTTCGGGAAGTAATCCCATATGACGCAGCGCCGTTTCCAAGGCATCATCCGAGCCACGCCGCAGCCCCCCCCGGACGATCAACGCAAAGGGTTCCGGCGGCACCGGCAGGATCAGCGCGTCGCTGTTGCCCACATCCATATCGCTCGCCGACCTCCATCGGTTCGCGCTTGCATCGCAAGACTGGCGATAATGTTCAAACGTTGAATCGAACATATCGGTAAGTTAATATTCGCGAGGCGATCAGATCGCGGGTCAGATTGCGACCTGACTGCCCAATTCTACCACGCGGTTGGTCGGCAGGCGGAAATATTCCATCGCGCTTTCCGAATTGCGCAGCATCCACGCGAACAGCTTTTCGCGCCAGATCGGCATCCCGGGCTTGCTCGCCGCGATCAACGTCTGGCGCGACAGGAAAAAGCTGGTTTCCAGCATCTTGAACTCGCCGCCACAACTCGTCACGCGCTTCAGCGCGTCGGGCACATCGACCGGCTGCATGAAGCCGTAATTCAGGATCAACCGGTGGAAACCCTGCCCCAGATCCTCGAGCGCGCAATGATTTTCCTCGCGCACGAACGGCACGTCGGCGACCTTGATCGTCAGCAGGATGATCCGCTGATGCAGCACCTTGTTATGTTTGAGATTATGGAGCAGCGCGTGCGGCACCCCGTCGCTGCTTGACGTCATGAACACCGCGGTCCCGGGCACCCGCGTCGCGCTGTTCGCCGCCGATTTGACGAACACCGGGATCGGCATCGCCCCCTCGGCCATTTCTTGCTGCATCAACTTGCGCCCGCGCGACCAGGTGGTGAGCATCGTAAAGATGATCAACCCGATCGCCAGCGGCACCCAACCGCCGTCGGGGACCTTGATCAGGTTGGCGCCGAAATAGGCGATATCGACGATGAAGAAAACCGCCAGCACCGGCAACGCCTTCCACGCCGGCCATTTCCACAGCGTAAACAGGACAACCGACAACAGGCAGGTGTCGATGAACATCGCGCCGGTCACCGCGATGCCATAAGCCGCGGCCAGATTGCTCGACGAACCGAAGAACAGCACCAGGATGATCACCATGATCATCAGGAACCAGTTGACCACCGGAATATAGATCTGCCCCGCCGCCGACGCGCTGGTGTGCTCGACCCGCAGCCGCGGAATGAAGCCCAGCTGGATCGCCTGCTGGGTCAGCGAAAAAGCGCCCGAAATCACCGCCTGGCTGGCGATGATCGTCGCGAGCAGCGCCAGAATCACGACCGGCACCTCGAGAAATTCGGGCATCATTTGAAAGAAGGGATCGGAAATCAGCTCGGCGCGCGGTCCCGCTTCGGCCGCCAACACCATCGCGCCCTGCCCCATATAATTCAGCATCAGCGCGGGCAGCACAAAGGCCAGCCAGCTCATCCCGATCGGGCCGCGCCCGAAATGCCCCATGTCGGCGTAAAGCGCCTCGGCGCCCGTCACCGCCAGCACCACTGCGCCCAGCGCAATGAACGCGGTAAATCCATCGACGTAAAAGAACCGCAGCGCATTCACCGGATTGATCGTCTCGGCAATGATCCAGGGATTATCGGCAATATGCATGATGCCAAGCCCGGCCAGCGTGACGAAGTAGAGCAGCATGATCGGCCCGAACAGCGCCCCGACCTTGGCCGTGCCATAGGACTGGATCGCGAACAGGCCGATCAGGATGGCGAGCGCGATCGGCACGATATACGGGGCAAAGCCCGGGTCGATGTAACGCAACCCCTCGGTGGCCGACAGCACCGACATTGCCGGGGTAATCATGCTGTCGCCATAGAAGAGCGCGGTGGCGAACACCCCGAGCAGGATGATCGGCCAGGTCCAGCGCTTTTCGCCCGACGAGCGGCTAATCAGCGCCAGCAACGCCAGGCTACCGCCCTCGCCCTTGTTGTCGGCCTTCATGATCGTCATCACATATTTGAATGTGACGACCAGCATCATCGACCAGAACACCAGGCTCAGCACGCCATAGATGTGCAGCCGGTCGGGCTCGATCGGATGATGCCCGGCAAAGGTTTCGCGAAACGCGTAAAGCGGGCTGGTGCCGATGTCGCCGAACACTACGCCGACCGCGCCGACAGCCAGCTTCAGCTTGCCGTCGCTGGCATGGTCATGGCCGTAATGGCCCGCGTTCGCGGCGCTTTCGGCAGCGCCTGCCGTGGGTTGCGACTCAGCAGTCATCGCGAGCCTTTAGACGAGCCGGCGAGGTTGGAATAGCGTCCATGTCAGCGCGCTTGTCCCGGCTCGGGAGGCAGCTGCGGCCCCAGCGCCTGCCGCAGCTGCGCCAGCCGCATTTCCAGGTCGGGGCGCCACGGCGCGTCCGCCGGACTGCGCGCCAGCAGCTCGCTCCATACCGCGTCCGCCCCTTTCAGGTCACCGCCTTGCGCCAGCGCCAGCCCAGCAAAAAACGGTGGTGCGGGGTGGGTCGGATCGCGGCGCGCCGCCTCGTCGAAGGCCAGCGCCGCAGCGGGCGACATCATCCCGCCGCCATGCGCCGCCAGCGCATTGCCGAGGCCGACCCACAGATCGACATTGTCGGGATATGTCTCGAGTCCCTTTTCCAGCGTCTGCGCCGCGAGTTCGGTCTTGCCGGTGCGCGCGAAGCCGTCGGACATGCCCAGCCATTGCGCCGCGGGACCGAAACGATCGGCCATGCCCTGCCGCTGATCGGTGAGCGCCTCGCCGAAACCCGCGGGCTCCTCGGGCGCCGCCACCGGCTTGCCGGGCAGGGACGGGCTGCCCTGAAGCGCATAGCCCGCGAGCCCCAGCATGACCGCGGCCCCTGCCAGCGGCCGCGCTGCGGCGGGCAGCTTGCCCAGCGCGAACATCCCGGCGATCGTCACCAGCGCCGCCAGCATGACCCACAGCCAGATCATGCGTCGTCCTCCGCATCGCGGTCGCCGCGCCGGAAGCGTCCGAACGCCAGCCAGCCGCCGAGCAGCAGGAACAGCAGCGGCCCCAGCCACAGAAATGCCGTCGCGGCATCGAACGGCGGGTCATAGCTGACCCAATTGCCATAGCGTGCCACCAGCCACGCCTTGATTTCGTCGGGGCTTTCGCCCGCGGCAATCTTGCTGCGCACCTCGTGGCGCATGTCGCCCGCCAGCGGCGCGTCCGAATCGGCGATCGACTGGCCCTGACAGACCAGACAGCGCAATTCCTCCATCAACGCCTTCGCCCGCGCCTCGCTCGCCGGATCGCGTAGCTGTTCATAGGCGTAGGGCGCGGGCGGCAGGCGGTCCTGCGCGGTAACTAAGGGAGCGAAGAAAACCAGCAACGCGGCCACGAATATCCCTGTTCCCCCGCGAACGCGGGGGTCCAGGGCAGCAAAGCGCGACGTTGGGGCAAGGCCGCCTTGGCGCCCCGCCTGCGCGGGGGAGCACGATGAGAGGGAGCGTTTTTCGCTCACTTCATCGCCTCCAGCTTGGCGACGATCTCCGGCACCTGCTCGGCCAAAATCACACCCTGGATCTGCTCACGAATGACGCCCTTGCCGTCGATCAGGAACGTTTCCGGCACCCCTGACGATCCCAGCGCGATCTGGACGCTGCTTTGCATGTCCGACCCGATGCGGTCGAACGGATTGCCATATTCGCGGAGGAACATTGCAACATCGTCGGGCGTGTCGCGGATCGCGATGCCGTCGATCGGCACCCCTGCGGCCTTCAACGCCTCCAGCTGCGGCGCCTCGGCGCGACACGGAATGCACCAGCTGGCGAACACATTGACCAGCCGCGGGCGGCCGTCGGCAAGCTGGCTGCTCTTCAGCCCCGCGACCCCGGCGGTCGCGGGCGGCAGGTCGAACAGCGGCATCGGCTTGTCGATCCACTGCGACTGGATCAGCGTCTCAGCGGGGGTCACCAGCCGATAGATGAAGGCGCCGAACAGCAAGCCCATGATCGCCAGCGGCACGAACAATACCCAGCGGTTGGTCATGGCGCGAAACGCTCCTCAGATTTCCGGCGGCGGCGCGCGCGCCAGATGCCCAGCAATTGCGCGCGGCCGAGCAAGGAAAGCGCCGCGCCCAGCGCGATCAAGCCGCCGCCCAGCCATATCCACCACACCAAAGGCTTCCACCACAGGCGGATCTGGTAGCGGTCGGCGCGGCCGTCATCGCTCGTTACGGGTTGTCCCAGCACCGCGTACAGCTGCCCGCCCGGCCGCGTTAGCAACGCTGCCTCGTTGGTTTCGGTCGGCGCGGTGCCCATCAGGCCGGGAAAGGTCCGCGCTTCGGGACGCATCGTGAACGAAGCACCCGCCGCCGTCGTCGCCACCAATGTGCCCTCGATGGCAGTATAGTTCGGCCCGGCAATCGGTTTGACGCCCACGAATTTCACCGCAAAACCGCCGACCTTGATGACATCTCCCGGCGCCGCAGCGACCAGCCGTTCCTTGATAAAGGCGCTTTCCGCGCCCATCCCGGCCAGGCACACGGCAACGCCGAAATGCGCCACGACCATGCCCCATGTCGGCAGCGGCGTGCGGCGCAGGTTACGACCCCACAACGGCGCCAGACTGGCAGCCGCGACGACCCCGGCGACGGTCATCCCGAGCAGCGGTAATATGCCAACGCTGCCACCAAAGACCACCAGCAGGACGAGCACCAGCGCCCCCGCGAACACCGCCAGCGGCAGCCGCGACCACAGTTTCTTGCCATCATCCCGGCGCCAGCCGAGCAGCGGCCCCGCGACCATCACCAGGCACAGGATCAGCGCGAGCGGCCCCGCGACGCGGTTGTAATAGGGCGGCCCGACCGAAATCTTCTCGCCCATCGCCTCGGCCACGATCGGATAGAGCGTGCCGAGCAAGACAAGCGCAAGGATCGTCGTTAGCAGCAGGTTGTTGATGACCAGCGCGCCTTCGCGGCTGAGCAGCGCGAATTTCTTACCCTCGGCGACCGCCCCCGCACGCAGCGCGAACAGGGTCAGCGCGCCGCCGATATAGATCGCCATCAACACGAGCAGGAATGTCCCACGCTCGGGATCGACCGCGAAGCTGTGGA carries:
- a CDS encoding potassium transporter Kup, whose protein sequence is MTAESQPTAGAAESAANAGHYGHDHASDGKLKLAVGAVGVVFGDIGTSPLYAFRETFAGHHPIEPDRLHIYGVLSLVFWSMMLVVTFKYVMTIMKADNKGEGGSLALLALISRSSGEKRWTWPIILLGVFATALFYGDSMITPAMSVLSATEGLRYIDPGFAPYIVPIALAILIGLFAIQSYGTAKVGALFGPIMLLYFVTLAGLGIMHIADNPWIIAETINPVNALRFFYVDGFTAFIALGAVVLAVTGAEALYADMGHFGRGPIGMSWLAFVLPALMLNYMGQGAMVLAAEAGPRAELISDPFFQMMPEFLEVPVVILALLATIIASQAVISGAFSLTQQAIQLGFIPRLRVEHTSASAAGQIYIPVVNWFLMIMVIILVLFFGSSSNLAAAYGIAVTGAMFIDTCLLSVVLFTLWKWPAWKALPVLAVFFIVDIAYFGANLIKVPDGGWVPLAIGLIIFTMLTTWSRGRKLMQQEMAEGAMPIPVFVKSAANSATRVPGTAVFMTSSSDGVPHALLHNLKHNKVLHQRIILLTIKVADVPFVREENHCALEDLGQGFHRLILNYGFMQPVDVPDALKRVTSCGGEFKMLETSFFLSRQTLIAASKPGMPIWREKLFAWMLRNSESAMEYFRLPTNRVVELGSQVAI
- a CDS encoding heme lyase CcmF/NrfE family subunit — translated: MIAELGLALLWIAAALACLSLVAGTLFLRGGQKDLAALVRPASVAQGMLTATAFALLIALFVRSDMSVELVARNSNSLKPMIFKVAGTWGNHEGSMLLWLTILSLSGALIALFEKRLREDTLIATLSAQAALSLGFFAFLIFSSNPFNRLPVAPPDGQGLNPLLQDIGLAFHPPTLYVGYVGLSVAFSFAVGALITREIGPAFARAMRPWVLFSWIFLTIGITAGSYWAYYELGWGGWWFWDPVENVSLIPWLAGAALLHSVAVTATRNALRAWTVMLAVIGFSMSMVGTFIVRSGLLTSVHSFAVDPERGTFLLVLMAIYIGGALTLFALRAGAVAEGKKFALLSREGALVINNLLLTTILALVLLGTLYPIVAEAMGEKISVGPPYYNRVAGPLALILCLVMVAGPLLGWRRDDGKKLWSRLPLAVFAGALVLVLLVVFGGSVGILPLLGMTVAGVVAAASLAPLWGRNLRRTPLPTWGMVVAHFGVAVCLAGMGAESAFIKERLVAAAPGDVIKVGGFAVKFVGVKPIAGPNYTAIEGTLVATTAAGASFTMRPEARTFPGLMGTAPTETNEAALLTRPGGQLYAVLGQPVTSDDGRADRYQIRLWWKPLVWWIWLGGGLIALGAALSLLGRAQLLGIWRARRRRKSEERFAP
- a CDS encoding DsbE family thiol:disulfide interchange protein, which produces MTNRWVLFVPLAIMGLLFGAFIYRLVTPAETLIQSQWIDKPMPLFDLPPATAGVAGLKSSQLADGRPRLVNVFASWCIPCRAEAPQLEALKAAGVPIDGIAIRDTPDDVAMFLREYGNPFDRIGSDMQSSVQIALGSSGVPETFLIDGKGVIREQIQGVILAEQVPEIVAKLEAMK
- a CDS encoding cytochrome c biogenesis factor; this translates as MIWLWVMLAALVTIAGMFALGKLPAAARPLAGAAVMLGLAGYALQGSPSLPGKPVAAPEEPAGFGEALTDQRQGMADRFGPAAQWLGMSDGFARTGKTELAAQTLEKGLETYPDNVDLWVGLGNALAAHGGGMMSPAAALAFDEAARRDPTHPAPPFFAGLALAQGGDLKGADAVWSELLARSPADAPWRPDLEMRLAQLRQALGPQLPPEPGQAR
- a CDS encoding cytochrome c-type biogenesis protein; the protein is MFVAALLVFFAPLVTAQDRLPPAPYAYEQLRDPASEARAKALMEELRCLVCQGQSIADSDAPLAGDMRHEVRSKIAAGESPDEIKAWLVARYGNWVSYDPPFDAATAFLWLGPLLFLLLGGWLAFGRFRRGDRDAEDDA